ctacattttattgtgttaaagcctaaattcaaaatggattaaataattgtttttctcacccatctacacacaataccccataatgaccaagtgaaaacatattttttgaaaatggtgctaatttattgaaaatcaaaacataaatatctaatttacataagtattcacacccgagtcagAACCTCTGGCAGTGAatgcagctgtgagtctttctctgAAAAtctttaagagctttccacatctggattgtccaacaactccaataccggaagtaagtgtgagtgatgttgCGTGTGAgtctgactctcctaccttggcctgctgtaaACTATATATGTGAGTGAGCTGTTTGTaaaattcctgaactaagtgttttcatcattctagattgcagccAGTAGCAACAAGAAGAaatgctgtggtgtgtgtgtgtgtgtgtgtgtgtgtgtgtgtgtgtgtgtgtgtgtggccccaagaaggacaggaagacacagtacacatgcatcaagtgcaagaaataaatttgcaacacacacagagtaaaactctgtcccccatgtggtgtgtagaccggccttaatttgtgttcaatggggctcattgatcatttccataaaatactgCATGTAAAATTTGTCTTTCCAATTCgttcagttcaaagcaataaaACATCAATAGTGATAACCTTGTTtaatttatatttgttcaagataaacatTTATTCCACTCATGTCTCGATTATACTTGATTTGTGTGTTCACAAAAATCACATTTTCAACAAATATTTGTgcttttattgataaatgtgatctagcagggttaaatggcaaatattaaccatgtatgtTGTCTATATTGCTTGTAATTGATTCTAAGtcaacatctactgtctatacatAAATTATTATGGCTTtattgttttaaaaacccaatgttgtgggtccatcagacccgtgaacattgggtgaataacaaacACCACACAAGGTTTAATTTGAACGAAGAGCTGCTAAATCCTTCAGTTTACATCTTGCCTACATCATGTGAAATGAGATGTAGGCCATCAGGGCCTATAgataattaaaaatatatatatatatatatatatatttaactaggcaagtcagttaagaacaaattcttatttacaatgacggcctaggaacagtggattaactgtcttgttcaggggcataatgacagatttttaccttgtcagctctgggattcaatatagcaacctttcggttactggcccaacgctctaaccactaggctacctacctgcctTTAGCTAAGCAAACCATGTCAAAATTGAATTACAATCATAAACCCAGATTTTATTCTATAGACTATGACTATTGAAGTGGCAAGTAATTTTCACAAATGGGCCATTTTATAACGGTTTGTGGTCTTATCTGGCACATAACAGTACAATTGCCAGAAAATAGCCAATTTTTTGTGGGCTTATATTTCTGCATGGCAGTGCTGGGGGAGCTGCGTGGCAGTCGTGGTGCTACTGAGCGTGCGCCCTCGAGCCTAGTTTTGAGGCAGGATTGCTAGGTCAATCTAAGATTTCTAGCCCAATGACCACTCAAAAAGCCTGAAAACTAGCCTAGTTTGTTTTGCACACTTGCAAATGATTTACAATTATAAACCTGGGTCGAACCTTGAATGCCGATTGGTTGAAAGCCGTGGTAtgtcagaccatataccacaggtatgaagatgttggacctagacttggcgctccggtactgggGGTAGAAAtataaaatagtccaaataaattaaaactcttgaatgagtaggtgtccaaaactttgactggtactgtatattaaccctggattgctggtaaaaacaaatgttgacatttataaatgcatttctatagattctatttttttttaaacaatggtGGGGAAGTATCAAGACGGTGGCACAGCGGTTTCAAACAGCACCCCTTGAGTCTGTGTATATCAATCATTGGTagcgccattgaggccatctccatttcaAAGTGATCCAttttcttctactacttctataaATTGGCAAACAAACTTaaagggtgcatactgccacctagtgtttgaacaggtataaagctaAGGCTGGCGATTTACTGCCACCTACTgtatggaatgtttgctcacgACTATATTTGCCTGACCCCTCCTGATGGAATCATGTGATCCGTCAACGCATAGAAATGTCTCACCCAGTTGAGTACTTTAAAAATGGTGAATGCAATTTTATACCCATAAAATTGCATACATGTATGACCTTTGACACCCCCCCAGTGGGACCATAGAGATGTCATTATCATATTTTCTTGTGTGTTGTATATTGAAGTTAATAACACATCAATAGCTTGTTTTGAGAAGATTGCTATCTTATAACAATTCATACCATCAAGCCAGTTGGCCCAACTAAAGCGCATAGCTGCCATAGCTGCCACATTTAGCAACCTCCGATTAAGCAGTTATCATAACAAAATGTAACCTACAAACACAGACCTCAGAAAATCTTTGCCAAATTTCACATTGGTCCACTCTGGGTTGGCATTCTGGCCCATaatattttaaacaaaaaaaGCCCAGACTAATTTGATACAATTCATATCTCCTGACCAATTCTGTAATTTAAACACTATTAGAATAGAAGATCATTTATCAGACAGAAATCCAGATTTAATACATTAATAAAATGAAGACAAACATTAAAATATACTCGAATGTTAGTATTTGATTGAAGGAATATAAAAAGTATAGACTTCAGTCTACTGCTGAGCACATTGGTTTTCCAGTGTTTTCTGCGAGGAAACATGGATGACTTGAGATTTTAGCCTTTTCTTGTCATCCCTTCTGTTCTCTTCAccttctttctccatctccagCTCCTCAGTCATGGTTTTACAGTCAGCTGATGGAGACCTAAAAGGCAAACCATTCCATTTGTGTGAAGGTGTTGCGAAATCCAAACAGATGACATTTACAACCCAGTTGTTATCATTTCTAGTAAAATAAAGGATTCATTTACAAAGACATGTTCTTGGCCTACGTGGTACACCAGTCAATCAATCCATTTAGACCTAAACTGTTTACCTTCACTCTACATGTTATTACATTTCAAAAAGTGCAAAGACAAGGATCAACATAGTTGAAACTGTTCCTACTGGCAGCAGACTGTAAACCATTGTTAGTACCTAAATTTACATGCATCCATCAAATACATGGAAAGGAAGATCAACACACTGACTCATGTTACAGTAAGTTACAACTGTGTTCAGCTAACAGCAATTCTAGCCTTGATCCAGGCAGTCAGCCTTGTAGGAAAAATGTCACAGAAAGTATAATACTATTCCCCGTGACAGCCCTCCCAAAAGGCAAGGGAAGGGTAGGCAATGGTGGACTAGTGGTGAGAGCCCAAACAAAGCccaggaagaggaagacaaagaaacTGAAGTTGACACAGTAAAAGAGGAGACAGGAGTCTGAAGGACCATGGGGACACTGACCTGGGGGGGTTGGGGATAGTGGTTGGGGGCTCCTCGCAGATGCGCACACACTTGCTGTCTCGGGTCAAGGTAGAGTTAGGCTTGGGGTTGTTGGGGGGCTGCAGAGGGGCAACGATGAGCCTCTCCTTTGTAAAAGGGTGGGCCTCTGCTTCCATGTGCTTGGGGAGCTCCAGTACCATGGGCTCCTCTTTCTTCACTTCTGGAATGTTTACAGGGAGCTTCTCACGCCTGCGCTTCTGAATATGTTTTCTATTCACCTCTAAAGACAACATAAAATAGATTTTTATCTCTTACCTAatgtcacattttttaaatatgtaaGTTATCACTGCAACTGTGCCCAAGTGAAACGTCACGATACAGGCTAATTTACCATTGGGCTCATATTTCAACCGGAGCTCTTCCACTTTGACTTGCAGCATGATGTTGACACTCTGGCTCTGTTTGTGGGCACTCTCTGCACGGAAAAGCTTCCTCTCCAGATCCAGTGCTCTTTGACTCTCAGAGAGTGACTTCATCCTTTGCATAGACAACTCATCCCCCAGTCGCTCTGCATCCTTcctacacacacaaatcaaacacTAATGCAGGTACGACAGTTCTAATCTCAACATTTGTAAGCCAAACCTTAAAATGTGGGCAAACTGAAGGTCATCACCCACCCAGCATGTAAATACTGACTGTGCCCTAAATCAAGCGATAACTCACACAGAGTTCGAAAGTTGCATTTTCAGAAGGTCAGTGTAGTATGTCCCATCCCCACTGTCTGTTTCCACCGGGGCTGAAGAGGGCTGTGCCTTCCATGTCATCTGCATAGACACAGTAACCAACAATTGTGACAACTGCACAACATTCACTTCATACGGTGTGAATCTGTTGCCTTATAACATGTTGTAGTATACAGGATTTTAGTTGAAATGACAACAAACAAGAGGCCTTCACCTCCACTTTCTCCAGGCGACGTAGTTTTATAATGAGGGCTTGAATCTCACTGTTCTTCTCTGAGAGCATCGACTGCAGGCGCTCCAGCTGGGCAGGATCTGCTCTAGAGCCTTGCAGTTGCATGAGTGTGGCTATCTGAACCTGGAGGATCATGCATGAGGGAAATGCACATTAATGAATCCCAAGTCTACCTCGGGTCACTCTCACATTGTCATTAAACTTTTTGagttaaaactttttttttaaatgtttttaatcgTACCTTCATACGATGGAGCTGTTGTTCGGAGAAGGCATGCTGCTTCTGAAGGGATTGGTGCTGTACTTTCATACTGATcagctgtctctccatctctgctcGTTTGTCTTCAAGCT
This genomic stretch from Oncorhynchus tshawytscha isolate Ot180627B linkage group LG21, Otsh_v2.0, whole genome shotgun sequence harbors:
- the LOC112220723 gene encoding protein Spindly isoform X2, which encodes MCTSGDDEIQRLQRKLKEAGQYGLQLLDGQLDLQNKLEEQRVEMTNAVEALEQEKYSLQREVALKSRELDSLRSDHDSIKRQQRLQWEQHESQLERNHAMELNECKNTMERMRYELDEVQLSEKQLRHKLELQTETLSIKMGELRSVTERTHETLSTEMMELQVERMELEAAKATLELALQEAQYKEQQLELTNTNLQRQLERISEEKGECEREAVSCFNTLEKAREANQDLQIQLDQLLQQAQDPNSKGNSLFGELEDKRAEMERQLISMKVQHQSLQKQHAFSEQQLHRMKVQIATLMQLQGSRADPAQLERLQSMLSEKNSEIQALIIKLRRLEKVEMTWKAQPSSAPVETDSGDGTYYTDLLKMQLSNSVKDAERLGDELSMQRMKSLSESQRALDLERKLFRAESAHKQSQSVNIMLQVKVEELRLKYEPNEVKKEEPMVLELPKHMEAEAHPFTKERLIVAPLQPPNNPKPNSTLTRDSKCVRICEEPPTTIPNPPRSPSADCKTMTEELEMEKEGEENRRDDKKRLKSQVIHVSSQKTLENQCAQQ
- the LOC112220723 gene encoding protein Spindly isoform X1, with the protein product MCTSGDDEIQRLQRKLKEAGQYGLQLLDGQLDLQNKLEEQRVEMTNAVEALEQEKYSLQREVALKSRELDSLRSDHDSIKRQQRLQWEQHESQLERNHAMELNECKNTMERMRYELDEVQLSEKQLRHKLELQTETLSIKMGELRSVTERTHETLSTEMMELQVERMELEAAKATLELALQEAQYKEQQLELTNTNLQRQLERISEEKGECEREAVSCFNTLEKAREANQDLQIQLDQLLQQAQDPNSKGNSLFGELEDKRAEMERQLISMKVQHQSLQKQHAFSEQQLHRMKVQIATLMQLQGSRADPAQLERLQSMLSEKNSEIQALIIKLRRLEKVEMTWKAQPSSAPVETDSGDGTYYTDLLKMQLSNSVKDAERLGDELSMQRMKSLSESQRALDLERKLFRAESAHKQSQSVNIMLQVKVEELRLKYEPNEVNRKHIQKRRREKLPVNIPEVKKEEPMVLELPKHMEAEAHPFTKERLIVAPLQPPNNPKPNSTLTRDSKCVRICEEPPTTIPNPPRSPSADCKTMTEELEMEKEGEENRRDDKKRLKSQVIHVSSQKTLENQCAQQ